In a single window of the Rhodamnia argentea isolate NSW1041297 chromosome 2, ASM2092103v1, whole genome shotgun sequence genome:
- the LOC115739457 gene encoding putative clathrin assembly protein At4g40080, which produces MAQKRKLRVLMSILRDKVSIIKATLSLKRTAASSVRLTVLRATAAAPSDAAPSEDRLAAVLLLGRGCRITARSCVAALMDRLHSAADAAVALKCLVALHRVFTQGTFVLRGQMSFFPGNGGRNYLNLSRFRDDSDPEAWELSSWARWYAEFLEQTLIASRRVGFYLCGSGSPRRCSTGDQVEKVPASSNSELLIELEALSSVLERVVEAPKHSEQLRSNDLVHEVVRLVREDYGATRSEISPRLAGLEERLNGLSSSELTQLATVLTRLDSCKDRLISVFGNRKNNDGLWDSVADLKTKASAEEERRQGWRLVKKETKVDAAELALLIGRFTESRKLYAAPSPSAASGDGFRGLDLVPVTVSTVG; this is translated from the coding sequence ATGGCGCAGAAGCGAAAGCTCCGAGTCCTCATGAGCATCCTCAGGGACAAGGTCTCCATCATCAAAGCCACCCTCTCCCTCAAGCGCACCGCTGCCTCATCCGTCCGCCTCACCGTCCTGcgcgccaccgccgccgccccctcCGACGCCGCCCCCTCGGAGGACCGCCTCGCCGCCGTCCTCCTGCTCGGCCGCGGGTGCCGCATCACCGCGCGCTCGTGCGTCGCGGCCCTCATGGACCGCCTCCACAGCGCCGCCGACGCCGCCGTCGCCCTCAAGTGCCTCGTCGCGCTCCACCGCGTCTTCACGCAGGGCACCTTCGTCCTCCGAGGCCAGATGTCCTTCTTCCCCGGCAATGGCGGTCGCAATTACCTCAACCTGTCGAGGTTCCGCGACGACTCGGACCCGGAGGCCTGGGAATTGTCGTCGTGGGCGCGATGGTACGCGGAATTCTTGGAGCAGACCCTGATCGCCTCGCGGCGAGTCGGGTTCTATCTGTGTGGCTCTGGCTCGCCCCGCCGCTGCTCGACCGGGGACCAGGTTGAGAAGGTCCCGGCGTCTTCCAACTCGGAGTTGTTGATTGAACTCGAGGCGTTGTCGAGCGTTCTCGAGCGGGTGGTCGAGGCGCCCAAGCACTCGGAGCAACTCCGGTCGAACGATCTCGTGCACGAGGTGGTCAGGTTGGTGCGCGAGGACTACGGGGCGACCCGGTCCGAGATCTCGCCGCGGCTCGCCGGGCTCGAGGAGAGGCTGAACGGCCTGAGCTCCTCCGAGCTTACTCAGCTCGCGACAGTGTTGACCAGGCTGGACAGTTGCAAGGACAGGCTGATTTCGGTGTTCGGGAACAGGAAAAACAACGACGGGCTGTGGGATTCCGTCGCGGATCTGAAGACGAAGGCGTCagcggaggaggagaggagacAAGGGTGGAGATTGGTGAAGAAGGAAACCAAGGTCGACGCGGCCGAGTTGGCTCTGCTCATAGGACGATTCACGGAGTCAAGAAAGCTCTACGCGGCTCCGTCTCCGTCGGCCGCTAGCGGCGATGGATTCAGGGGGCTGGACTTGGTTCCCGTAACGGTCTCGACCGTAGGGTGA
- the LOC115739458 gene encoding transcription factor bHLH96-like yields MALEAVVYPQDPFGYSRDQYYALSGGLQELADEKAFLAAFSDDPNGNTGCWDYYSSSSATNTSAMHGVSISISSSSSQWPPVDPNSSSPETTCATAAAEAGNSNNNNSAGGRRKRRRSRSSKNKEEIENQRMTHIAVERNRRKQMNEYLAVLRSLMPPSYSQRGDQASIIGGAINFVKELEQLLQSMQTHKPRPKPPQDIAAANHEDDNSDVSSPFAEFFSFPQYSTRSTPPPMTQCGGPAEPTAAPDDRGRRPGWAVADIEVTMVESHANVRILSKKRPQQLLQLVAGLQGLRLSVLHLNVTTVDDAVLYSVSVKVEEGCHLNTVDEIAAAVHELLRRIEEEARAFTSS; encoded by the exons atggcGCTAGAAGCAGTGGTGTACCCACAAGACCCTTTTGGCTACAGTCGGGATCAGTATTACGCCCTGTCCGGTGGCCTCCAGGAGTTGGCCGACGAGAAGGCCTTCTTGGCCGCTTTCAGCGACGACCCCAACGGCAACACTGGATGTTGGGACTACTACTCCTCTTCCTCCGCCACCAACACCTCGGCCATGCACGGCGTGAGCATcagcatcagcagcagcagcagccagtGGCCGCCCGTGGACCCCAACTCCTCGTCTCCGGAGACCACCTGCGCCACCGCCGCAGCCGAGGCCggcaacagcaacaacaacaacagcgccggggggaggaggaagaggaggaggagcaggagcAGCAAGAACAAGGAGGAGATAGAGAACCAGAGGATGACCCACATTGCGGTGGAGCGCAACCGCCGCAAGCAGATGAACGAGTACCTCGCCGTCCTCCGCTCCCTCATGCCCCCTTCCTACAGCCAGCGG GGTGATCAAGCGTCAATCATAGGAGGAGCTATCAATTTCGTGAAGGAGCTAGAGCAGCTCCTCCAGTCCATGCAGACCCACAAGCCCAGACCAAAGCCACCCCAAGAcatcgccgccgccaaccacgaGGATGACAACAGTGATGTCTCCTCGCCCTTCGCCGAGTTCTTCAGCTTCCCACAGTACTCGACTCGGTCGACGCCGCCGCCGATGACCCAGTGCGGGGGGCCGGCCGAGCCGACCGCGGCTCCCGATGACCGCGGCCGCCGCCCCGGGTGGGCGGTGGCGGACATAGAGGTGACGATGGTGGAGAGCCACGCCAACGTGAGGATCCTCTCCAAGAAGAGGCCGCAGCAGCTGCTCCAGCTGGTGGCCGGGCTGCAGGGCCTCCGGCTCAGCGTCCTCCACCTCAACGTCACCACCGTCGACGACGCGGTCCTCTACTCCGTCAGCGTCAAG GTGGAGGAAGGGTGCCACTTGAACACGGTGGATGAAATCGCAGCTGCTGTTCATGAATTGCTACGTAGAATTGAAGAGGAAGCTAGGGCTTTCACCTCATCTTAA